The sequence GGTTGCCGATGACCTCGCCGATGACCTTGTCCTTCGCCGCGACCGTGGTGGAGAGCGAGCCGACGTGCTCGATGAGGCTGTCCACGGTGCCGCCCTCCCCCTGCAGCACCTTGACGATCGACCCGGCCAGCTCGTTGACCTGCGCGGGGTCGAGCCCTTCGAAGAGCGGTTTGAACCCGTTGAAGAGGAGGGTGAGGTCGAGGGCGGGCGTGGTGCGGCTCAGCGGGATGGTGGCGTTGCCGGGGAGTTCTCCCGTGGCGGCGCCGGTGCCGCGCTCCAGCGAGACATAGCGCTGGCCGACCATGTTGAGGTACTTCACGGAGGCCGTCGTGGTGGCGGGGAGGGCGCGGTCGCGGTCGACGGTGAAGGTGACCTGGGCCGTGCGGTGGTCGACGACGCGTACGTCGGTGACCTCCCCGACCTTGACGCCCGAGATCCGCACGCCGTCGCCGTCGATGAGCCCGGTCACGTCCGAGAACAGCGCCTTGTACGTCGTCGTGTCGTCGCCGACGCCGGTGTTGGCGATGGACAGGCCGAGCACGGCGGTCGCGACCCCGGTGACGAGGACGAAGACGAGCGATTTGACGATCGCTCCCGTGGGGGGCCTGCGGTGCGGGAAGGAGTCCTTGTCCCTGCTCACTTCACCCTCACCTCCGTGCCCCGGAAGACGGGGCCCGCGAGGAGGCTCGACCAGTCGGGAAGCTCCTCGGCGGGGGACTCCGCGTCGGGTGCGCGCGTGCCGGCCCCGGCGCTCTCGGGGTTCTTCGTGCTCCCGGTGCTCTTCGTGTCCTGGGCGGGCGCGCTGAGCAGTTCGTTGACGAGGTCGTTCTCCTGCGGGGAGTTGACGGGCCCGAGGTCCTTGTCGGCGGACGCGCTCGCGGTGGCGGCGGGGCGGGTGCCGCTCGCCTCGCCGAGGTAGGGCGCGGAGTAGCAGTGCGGGCCGCCGGAGGCGGTGTACGCGGGGGTGTCGCGCCCGGGTCGGTAGGCACCCCTGGACGGCACGGTCGTGACCTCCACGTGGACGCCGGGGTGGCCGGTGCCCTTGCCGAGGGCGCGGTCCATGCGGGGGGCGAACTCGGTGAGCGCGCGGAGGGTGCAGGGGAACTCGGCGGAGTACTCGGCGAGGAGCTGGAGGGTGCCGCGCGAGGTGGTCGAGAGGCGGATGATCGTGTCCTTGTTGGCGCGCAGGAAGCCGTCGACGTCCTCGGCGGCGCGGGTGGTGCCCGCGTAGGCGGCGGAGAGGTCGCTCTCCTTCTCGGCGAGGGTGCCGCTGGTGGTGGTGAAGTCCTGGAGCGCGTCGACGATGCCGGGCGCGGCGTCGGCGTACACGTGCGACACCGTCACGAGCTGCTTCAGGTCCTCGTTGAGCGCGGGGAGTTCGGGGTTGAACCTCTTGAGGTGCGCGTCGAGTTCGGTGAGGGTCTCGCCGAGCTTGTCGCCGCGTCCGTCGAGCGCCCGCGAGACGGCGGAGAGTGTCGCGGAGAGCTTCTGCGGCTGGACGGCGGTGAGCAGCGGAAGGGTGTGGTCGAGGACCTGCTGGAGTTCGATGGCGTTCGCCGAGCGGTCCTGCGGGATGACGGCCCCGGCGCCGAGCGGCGTGCCCGGCTTCGAGGTGTCGGCGACGAGTGCCACGTACCGCTCGCCGAAGAGGGTGGTGGGGAGCATCTGGGCGCGGACGTCGTCCGGGACGGACTTGAGTGCCCCGGGTTTCATCGCGAGGGTGAGGCGGGCTCCTTGCCGCGAGGCGTCGATGGCGCGGACCTCGCCGACGACGACGCCGCGCAGCTTGACCTCGGCGCCGATGTGCATCTCGTTGCCCACGCTGCCGGTCTCGACGACGACGCGCGGGTCGTCGCTGAAGTCCTTCTGGTAGACGGCGACGGCGAGCCAGATGAGCAGGGCGGCGACGACGAGGAAGGCGATGCCCGCGAGGCGCAGGCGCAGGGTCCGCATGTCAGCCCGCCACCTTCACCGTCGTGGTGGCGCCCCAGATCGCGAGCGAGAGGAAGAAGTCGGTGACCGCGATGAGGACGATGGCGTTGCGCACCGAGCGGCCCACGGCGACGCCGACCCCGGCGGGCCCGCCCTGGGCGCGGAAGCCGTAGTAGCAGTGGGCGAGGATCACCATCACGCTGAAGACGAGCACCTTCAGGACGCTGAGCAGCACGTCCTCGGGGACGAGGAAGAGGTTGAAGTAGTGGTCGTAGGTGCCCGAGGACTGGCCGTTGAAGACGACGGTGACGACGCGCGAGGCGACGTAGCTGGAGAGCAGGCCGAGCGCGTAGAGCGGGATGATCGCGACGACGCCCGCGATGATCCGGGTGGTCACGAGGTACGGCATCGCGCGTATGCCCATGCCTTCGAGCGCGTCGACCTCCTCGTTGATGCGCATCGCGCCGAGTTGCGCGGTGAACCCGGCGCCGACCGTCGCGGAGAGGGCGAGACCGGCGACGAGCGGGGCGACCTCGCGGGTGTTGAAGTAGGCGGTGACGAAGCCGGTGAGCGGGGCGGTGCCGATCTGGTCCATGGCGGCGAAGCCCTGGAGGCCGACGACGGTGCCGGTCGCGGCGGTCATGCCGATCATGACGCCGACCGTGCCGCCGATGACGCTGAGGCCGCCGGAGCCGAACACCACCTCGGCGAGCAGGCGCTGCACCTCCTTCGCGTACCGCGCGAGCGTGCGTGGAATCCACAGCAACGCGCGCAGGTAGAAGAGGAGTTGGTCGCCGCCGCGGTCGAGCCAGGCGAATGGGGATGCCATGCGTTCAGCCTCCCTTCGGCGGAACGATCTGGAGGTAGACCGCCGTCATCGCCATGTTCACCACGAGCAGCAGGATGAAGGTGATGACGACGGACTGGTTGACGGCGTCGCCGACGCCCTTGGGCCCGCCGCGCGGGTTGAGCCCCCGGTAGGCGGCGACGATCCCGGCGATGAGGCCGAAGACGAGCGCCTTGAGTTCACCGACGTAGAGATCGGGGAGCTGGGCGAGGGCGGAGAAGCTCTGGAGGTAGGCGCCCGGGGTGCCGTGCTGGAGGCCGACGTTGAGGAAGTAGCCACCGAGGGTGCCGACGACCGAGACGAGGCCGTTGAGCAGCAGCGCGACGAACATGGTGGCGAGCACGCGGGGCACGACGAGCCGCTGCACGGGCGAGACCCCCATGACCTCCATGGCGTCCAGCTCCTCGCGGATCTTGCGCGAGCCGAGGTCGGCGCAGATCGCCGAGCCGCCCGCCCCCGCGATGAGCAGCGAGACGATGAGCGGGCTCGCCTGCTGGATGACGGCGAGGACGCTGGCCCCGCCGGTGAAGGACTGCGCCCCCAGCTGCTGCGTCAAGCTGCCCACTTGGAGCGCGATGACGGCGCCGAAGGGGATCGACACGAGCGCGGCGGGCAGGATGGTGACGCTCGCGATGAACCAGAACTGCTCGATGAACTCGCGGAACTGGAAGGGCCGCCGGAAGATCGCGCGCAGCACCTCAAGGGTGAGCGCGAAGAGCCTGCCGGTCTGGCGGAGCGGGCCGAGCAACGGGTTCGGGGGGCGCGGCGGCGCGGGCGGCGGCGTGCGCACGGCCTCCAGGGGGACGGTGGGCGGCTCGGGCGGCGGGGCGGGGCGCTCGTCGATGCTCATGAGGCCGCTCCGGGCCCCGTACGCGCTCTCACGAGGCACCCCCGTGGTGCGCCCACGCGCTCCGCTCCCAGCCGTAGGCGGCGCGGATCGCGGACTGCGCGCGCTCGGGCAGGGTGTGCAGCAGCCCCCGTACGCGCTCCCGGCGCCGCGCCACGGCGGCGCGCTCGCCGAGTCCGGCACTCGGCTCCAGCTGCGGGACGAGCGCCTTCGGTTCGGCGGGCGGGGTGGTCGCGGCGGCCTCGGCTGCGAGCGTCGCGGCGTCCTTCTCCTCGGACATCCCGATGGGACCCGCCTTGCTGGCGGTCAGGAACTGGGCGACGACCGGTTCGCGGCTCGTGAGGAGCACTTCGCGCGGGCCGAAGGCGACCAGTTCGCGACGGAAGAGCATCCCCATGTTGTCGGGCACGGTCGCGGCGATGTCGAGGTTGTGCGTGACGATGAGCATCGTCGCGTCGATGCGGGTGTTGAGGTCGATGAGGAGCTGGGAGATGAAGGCGGTGCGCACCGGGTCGAGGCCCGAGTCGGGCTCGTCGCACAGGATGATCTCCGGGTCGAGCACGAGGGCCCGCGCGAGGCCCGCGCGCTTGCGCATCCCGCCGCTGATCTCGCCGGGCAGCTTGCCCTCCGCGCCGACCAGGCCGACGAGTTCGATCCGCTCCATGACGATGCGGCGGATCTCGGCCTCCTTCTTGCGGGTGTGCTCGCGCAGCGGGAAGGCGATGTTGTCGAAGAGGTTCATCGACCCGAACAGGGCCCCGTCCTGGAACATCAGGCCGAACTTCTTGCGGGCCTCCATGATGTCCCGCTCCGGCGAGCGCGCCATGTCGACGCCGTCCACCAGGACGCGACCGTGCTCGGGCTTGAGCAGGCCGATCAGCGACTTGAGGAAGACGGTCTTGCCCGTCCCCGACGGACCGAGCATGACGCTGACCTCCCCCGCCGGCAGCGTCAGGCTGACGTCCTGCCAGATGGTCTGCCGGCCGAAGGACTTCGTCAGCCCCTCGACCCTCACTTCGATTCCCATCGCCTTCTCACCTTCAGCGAGCGGACTCGGCAGCGCACCGTAATGCTCTTCGCACGTGCCGAACAAGATCCCGGAACAATCACTCCGAGCCTTCCCGGAGAACTTGTCATCCGCTGATAAAAGAACACGTCTCCCCTGTCAGCGAATGAGCGGAACAAGCGGCGGGACCCCGTCTCGCCGGGGGTGGGCGAAAGACGGGACCCCGCCGTGGAGAACCGGCCGAGAAGGAGGGCCCGGGTCCGTTTCTCCGAGAACTCCCGACCGGCGGGAGGGCGCCGGCCGGGAGAGAGGCAATCCCCCGGAAGGGACGTTACGGCCGAGTAACCTCGGCTCGCAACAGCCGTTCACGAAGTATTTCCTTACCGGATTTCCGGGGGCGGGCTGATGGCGCCGGGAGGCGAAAGGGGATGCGGGTTTGTCGCCGGGTGACAAGCGGCCGGGGGCGGGCGAGGGTCGCCGCCGGGAGCGCTCTCGTCACTTGGCCGCCGAGTGCCAGTACCGCGAGAACGTCCTGCCCTGGTTCGGGGAGGCGCTGCCGGGGTCGGTGAGCGTGGCCAGGTAGGTCGAGGCGCTGTTGAGCGTCAGCGAGTTCTTGCCGGAGGCGGCGGGCAGGCCGGACTTGAGGTTGACCGCCCAGTTGAAGGCGCCGAGGCCGAGCGGGCCGCAGCCGCTCGCTCCGGGCGCGGCGAAGGTGGTGTCCTCCTGGCCCGCGCCGGTCGCCGCGAGCCGGACCATCTCGCCGGTGTCCGCGGGCGTGCCGTTCGCGGTGAAGGACTCCGCCGCCACTCCCGGCGTGGTCTGGTTCTGCGGACGCAGCACGATGGGGGACGACTTGGTCCCGATGTAGCAGTTGCCGCCGATGAGCGGGTTCTGGAGGTGCACGCGGACCGGGATGGAGAGGATCGGCTGCTTCTCGCCGAGGCCCGCGAAGAGCTGGAAGTCCGTGGGGGTGCCGACCGGTTCGACGGTGGCGGTGACGCGGTTGAGGGTGCTGTTGGTTATCTGGTCGCACACGGCGCCGACCACGGGGACGGAACTGGGGCACATGAGGCCGAGCAGGCCACCGGGCAGGTCGGCGGGGTCGGCGACGAGCGCGCCGTCCGCGGGCGCGATCACCGTGTTGGTGCCGTCCGCGTGCGTGATGACTCCGGCCTGGAGGTCCGTCCTCCCGGTGGGGACGACGGAACTGCCGATCTTGATGACACCGCTCGACGAACTGGAGGAGATACAGGTGGCCTGGTCGTCGATCCCGTCGGCCGCGAGCATCGCGGCGTCGTCGACCGGGCAGCGGTCGAACGGCGCCCAGCGCCCGTTCAGCTGCGGCCCCGCGGCCGTCGACGTGCCGATGGACGCGATCGTCGCCAAGGCGGCGGTGGCGCTCAGTACGGTGAGGCGTCTGAGAGAGCTCATTCCGGTTTCCCTTCGGAGTCGGGCAACGCGAGCCCGGACGTTACTCACCGGAAACCTCGCGCGGCAATAAGCTCGCTGACGCATTTTCCATTACTCGCGCGTTTATCAGCGGGTGAGCATCGGGGACCCCGCCTTGCGCATCTGGTGAGTGTTTCCGCCCGGCGCCCCGGAAATCGTCACGCGTCGACAAAAAGCCGGGGCCCGTTGCTCGCCCCGGGGCAAGAAATTCGCCGATCAGGGCCCGAACGAGAGATTCTTTCCCTTTTCCATTGCGACTTCCGGTTACCAGCTCGTAACGTCCCCTCTCGAAGGCGACGAACAACGGCCTGTGCGACCGATCGGTTCGTTGACCTGGAGTGTGAGCCGCCGACCGCCCCTCTCGCGGGCGGTCGACCCGTGTCAGTACCCGAGCTCGTACGCCATTCGCTCCCCCGAAGGGACCCCTCGTGCGCAGATTCACCCGGAACACCGCCGTCGCAGCCGCCGCGCTCGCCTCGGCCATCGGCCTCTCCGTCTCCTCCGCGTCGGCGACCGCCACCGCCACCTACACCGTCACCCCCGGCGGGGCCTTCACGGCCAACGCCAGCAACCCCAAGCTGACCTCCGGCGCCGCCATCCTCAACTGCGCCTCCTCGCAGGCGAAGGGGACGCTGAAGACCGGTTCGGGCAACGCCGGGGCGAAGCTCGGCTCGATCACGAGCCTGACCTTCACCGGCTGTTCCGTCTCCGGCATCCCGTTCACCGTCGCCGCCGCCGCGAGCAGCAGCACGCCCTTCTACATCAACGCCACCGGCACGACGGCGAACCACATCGACGGCAACGTCAGCAACATCAGCGCCAAGATCACCGGCAGCGGCTGCAACGTCACCTTCGCCGGCACCACGAACGGCTGGTACGAGAGCACCACGAGCACGCTGCACGTCACCGGCGGCGGCTCGCTCGCCGCGCAGGCGGGCGCGAGCTGCCTGGGCCTCATCACAGCGGGCGCGCACGCCGACTTCATCGCCAACTACGCCCTGACCGCCTCCCAGTCGATCACCTCCCCGTGATCCCGTGATCCCGCGGTCCGTGAGCGCACGATCGCGGGGACGCCCGACCCCGTGAGCGCCTGATCGCGTGAGCGCGCCACCGCCCGTCACCGGCCCCCGGGCCCGTGACGGGCGTCGGCGTTCCCCTCGGCCGCACGGGCGGGCCCGGCCCACCGCCCTGAACTCCGGCGCACGCCCATGAACAGGCGCCCCGATCCGTCGTCCCGGCCCAGGGCGCAGATCCGGCGCCCCGGTCCAGCGCACAGATCCGGCGCCCCGGTCAAGCGCCGGGGTCCGACCGCCCGGCCCGAGCGCCACGAACAAGGAAGAGGACGTATGCGAGCAACAGGACGAGGCGCGGGCGCGCGGCGCGCGGCGCGTCCCGCGCGCGTGGCCGCCGCGACCGCGACGGCCCTGATGCTGGGGCTCCTGACCGGAACGGGCTCACAGGCCGACGAGGACTCCCCCACCACCGCCGATCTGGCCTACGCCTGCCGGTTCCCGGACTCCACCGGCGCCCCGGCGACGACCGTGGACGCGCGCGTGGAGGTGACGACCCGCCTGCCGGGGAGCGCCGTCCCCGGCAGCCCGATCGACGCGGGCACCGTGGAGGTCGCCGCGCACCTCCCGCGCGCCGCGGTCAGCGCCCTGTTCCCGGACGCGCGCGCGGTGTCCGGCTCGGCCGCGCTCGGCGTCGACGTCCGCCAGAACAAGGACCGGGCACGGGCCGACTGGTCGCTGGTGACCGCCGGGACGGAGCTGCCGGCACAGGGGGCGGAACTCGTCCTTCCCTCCTCCGGGAAGGTCCCGACGATCACCGTGAACTCCGCCGGGCGGGTCCTGCTGCTCGGCGGCGAGGCGCGTTTCGTTCTCCAGCCGGACGTCGGCGCGCCGGTGTCGCTCGCGTGCTCCCCCGCGCCGGGCCGGGAACCGCGCGTCGCGGAGATCGCCGTACCGGAGGACGCGGCCGTCCCCGAGGACACGCGGCCCGCCACACCCGGCGGGGACCACTCCTCAGGACCGGCGGCGCGGGAGGACGCCCGCGAGGACGACGTCACCCTGTCCCCCCAGGAGGACGAGCCCGCCGTCTCCTGGCCCGACGAGTGCGACGACATGCCCACCGGCGAGCTGGACACCAGCGTCTCGGCGCCTCCGCCCCCGTACCACTTCAATCCCATTCCGCTGGACGGCGTGCCCATGTGCGCCTACGCCGTCGGCATCAGCACCGTGCGCAAGCAGAACGGCTCGATGCTCATCAACGACCCGTCGGGGAAGCCCGCGCTGATGCGGGTCCGGGGTGTCGTCCGTTCCGACCTGGGCGACTGGGGCGCCGAACCGGGGTCCGAGGGCTTCAACCAGATCTGGTCGCTGGCCGAGATCCACCTGCCGGACGCCCGCGCCAGCTTCCTCAGCTTCGGCTACCTCCCGGTGACGGCAAGCGTGACCTTCGAGACGGGCAAGGTCACCATCCTCACCGGGCAGCCCCACATGAACGACCCGACCAGCGCGTTCGCCCGCATCGTCTTCCAGCAGTCGCTGCGTCTCCACGACGTCGTGGTCAACGGCACCCCGCTCGACGTCGGCCCCTCCTGCCGGACCGCGAAGAGCTTCCGCGTACTGCTCAACGGCGACATGAACTCGAAGGAGAACCCGTACGTGAACGTGTTCTCGGGCGGCCTGCTGACCGGAAAGGTCACCATTCCCGCCTTCACCGGCTGCGGCACCGCGGGCGAGAACCTGAACGGCCTGTTCACCGCGGCCATCAGCGGCCCGGACAACGAGCTGCGGATGAACCAGGCGCCCACGTGCGTGACCGGCGACTTCCCCTCCGGGTGCCCCCCGGTCGTCCCCGAGCTGCCCCGCCTCAGGCCCACGTCCTCCTGACCCCAACTCCCACCAGAACCCAACACACCTCACCATCAAATCCCGCACAACTTGTGTACAACAAGCGACAGTTGCTCTACCGTCAGTAGCTCCCACCAGAGGTTTCCCATCGGTACGCACCTGGCGGTCGCGAGGGCGCGGCTCCCTTTCAGGCGCCCTCGCGCCCGGCCCCACCCGGGCGCCCGGACAGCAAGGAGGCTGCCGTGCAACTGCCGGCCCGTACGAACGAGGTCGAGGACTCCCCCGGTCCGTTACCGCGGGAGTTCGCGCGGATCATGCGGCCCGAGATCCCCGGACTGATCAAGGAGATCGGGGTCGAGGTGACCCGCGCCTTCCCGGAGTACGCGGGGCTGCTCGACGGTCCGGACGAGGCGGCGATCCGGCAGGGGGTCGAGAAGAGCCTCAACGGCTTCGTCGACCGCGTCGCCGACCCCGGGGCCTCCACCGCGAGCCGGGACGAACTGCTCCGCAAATTCGGCCGCGTCGAGGCGTACGAGGGCCGCGACCTCAACACCCTCCAGAGCGCGTACCGCCTCGGCGCGCGGGTCGCGCTGCGCCGCGCGAAGTCCTTGGGCCGCCGCTTCGACCTCTCGCCCGAACTGCTCCTGACCTTCGCCGAGGCGCTGTTCTCCTACATCGGGGAGCTCGAAGCGCTGTCGCTGGAGGGGTACATGGAGGCGCGGGCGGGCGCGGGGGGCGAGATGGTGCGAAGACGACTCCTGCACCTGCTCCTGGCCGGTACCCCGCTCCATCACGCCACGATCAACGACCTGTGCGAGCAGGCGTGTTGGCAGGTGCCCGACGAGGTCACGATGGTCGCGCTGCGCGCGCCCGCGCCCGAGCACACCCAGGCGGGGCTCGCCGCCGACGTCCTCTCCGACCTCGGCGCGCCGCAGCCCCACTTCCTCGTCCCCGGTCCGCTCACCCCGGAGCGGCACACCATGCTGGAGACGGCGGTGCTCGACGGGCGCCTCGCCATCGGGCTCACCGTGCCCACCGCCCACGCGGCGGACTCGCTGCGCTGGGCCCGGCGCGCGCTCCAGCTCGTCGACGAGGGCGTGGTCCCCGACACCCCCTACCTGCGTACCGCCGACCACCTGATGGCCCTGTGGCTGCTCTCCGATCTGCCGCTCGTCCGCGAGGTCGCGCAGCGCGAGCTGTCCCCGCTGGCGAAGGTCTCGGGGACCCGCCGCACGCGGCTCGTGGAGACGCTGCACGCGTGGCTCACCACGCGGGGCACCGCGGACCAGGTGGGCGACGCCCTCGGTGTGCACGCCCAGACGGTCCGCTACCGGCTGCGCAACCTGGAGGCGCACTTCGGGCACCGCCTGGAGGACCCCGGGCACCGCTTCGCCATGGAGGCCGCGCTGCGCGCGCTGCACCTCCACGACGCCACCGGACCGGCGGGCGGTACGGCGGCGGACGGTACGGCGATCGCCTCCGCGCGCGGCACGGCGACCCCTCCCACGCGTCGCGCGCCCGCCCCGTAGGCGCCGCCCGCCGCGAGAGCCCGGCCCGCGGTTTCCCGCTCCGGGGGACCCGGACGGTGCCGCCGTCGGCGGGACGCACTCGCGCACGGGAGCCTGCGCGGCGACGGGCCGGGCGGCGAAGGGGGGTGCCACGGGTGGTCGTCGCCGGCTTCCTCCCGGGACGTCGCGGTGGGCCGCAGGCCAGGCCCGCTGTCGGCCCCATAGCGACGGACGCCATCCGCGCGGCGGATTCTGGCCGCGTGCCGCGACAGAGCGGCGCGCCGTCCCCGGTGGCTCAGCCCGACTTCGGCGGCTTGCGGGCGTCGAAGGCGAAGAGGGTGTTCTTGTCCGCGGCGACGACCAGGGCACCGCCCGCCACCGTCACGCGGGGGCCCGAGCCCTGCTCGCCCGTCAGTCCGTCGACCCGGGGATCGGTGGTCCACAGGATCTCGCCGGTCGAGGGCGAGAGCGCGACCACGCGCCCCGTGGCCGAGCTGAAGTACAGCGCGCGTTCGCCCGAGGCGGGCCCCGAGGCGCCCTCCACGGCGGTCTGCCGCGACCACTTCGCCCGTCCGCTCTCCGGGTCGATCGCGGTGACGCGCCCCGTCTGCCCGCTCACGTAGACGGTGCCGCCCGCCATGCCCGGTGTCCCGTCGTAGGTGCGCGCGAACGGGGCGTACGTGACCTTCCGCGTGGCCGGATCGGCCAGCGCCACGCCGTCGTAGCCGGTCGACGCCGGGCCCTCCTTGTGGACCTGGAGGAGGGCGAGACGGCCGCCGGTGGCACCGACCGGCACGACGGGGCCCTTCACCGCGAGGGCGCTGCCGAGCCGCCCCGAGGCGCGGTCGACGGTGTGGAGGGTGGGGTGGCGCACGTCCAGCGCGTCGATCTCGCCCTCCCGCGCGCACATGGCGAGGAGCCGGGTGCCCGCGAGGACGGGGGCGCACCGGGTGCCCGCGGGGAACGGGGTCTTCCAGGTGACGTCACCGCTGTGCGCGTCCCGCGCCTCCAGCTGGGAGCCGGTCGCGTCGACCGACACGACGGCCGTACCGGCCACGAGGGCCTCCTGGCTGCGGCCCGTCACGGCCTGGGACTGGGTGTCGGTCGGTACGGACCACAGCTCGTGGCCCGTTTTCGCGTCGAGCGCCACGACTTCCCTGCGCGGCTCCTGCGGGGCGTCCTCGGGCGCGAAGCGGTAGCCCAGCACGGTGTCCTGGGTGGCGCCCACGAAGTACAGGCCCTGGACGGGGACGCCCTGGCTCTTGACCGTCCACGCCCGCGAGCCGTCCTTGACGTCGAAACGGCTCGCGATCACGCCCCCTCCCCCGCAGAAGACGGCTTCCCCGCGCGCGACGCAGCGCAGTTCGTCGGGGATGTCCGCGCGCCCGCCCAGCACCGTTTGGCGCCAGGGCGCGAAGCCGTCCGGAGGCGCCGGGGCCGCGACCCCGCTGTTCTTGCCCTCGCCGGAGCCCGCCGCCGTCACCACGGCGACGCCCCCGCCCACGGCCGACACGGCGACGACGGCGGCGAGCACGGACCGCCAGCGGCGGCGCGGGCGGCGACCGTTGAGGGTGGTGTCACCGGGGTCGGCGTGGTCGCCCGGGACGTCAGGGACGACGGGGGCGCGAGCGGCGTCAGGGACGACGGGGGCGCGAGCGGCCTCAGGGGCGTCGGCGTGGGCGTCGGCGGTACGGGGCACCTCAGGGGAAGGAGGCGCTCCGGCGGGAAGGATCGCTCCGGCCGTACGGGACGTGACCTCGTCGTGCCGTGTCGTCACGTCCCGGGTGCGGCTCGCGCCGAGGCCGTCCCCGCCGACCGTGCCGAGGTCGGAGGGGAGGTCGCGGAGCAGGACGAGGAGTTCGTCCGCCGAGGGGCGCCGGTCCGGCTCCTTGTCGAGGCACAGCTCGACGAGCGCGCGCAAGGGCTGTGGCACCGCGTCGAGCGCGGGCTCCTCGTGCACCACCTGGTACGCCGTCATGTAGGGGCTGTCGGCGTCGAAGGGGCCGTGCCCCGTCACCGAGTAGACGAGCAGCGTGCCGAGCGAGAAGACGTCGGAGCGCGGCCCGACACCGCGCGGCGCCTGCAACTGCTCCGGCGACATGAAGGGCGGCGTCCCGATGATCCGCCCCGTCATCGTCAGGGTCTGCTGGTCCGCGGCGCGCGAGATGCCGAAGTCGATGACGCGCGGGCCCTCGGGCGAGAGCACGACATTGGAGGGCTTGAGGTCGCGGTGGACGACGCCGACGCGGTGGATGTCGCGCAGGGCCTCGGCGAGCCCGATGGCGAGCCTGCGCAGTTCGGCGCCGCCGAGCGGGCCCTTCGCGGCGATGTGCTGGCTGAGCGTGTCCCCCTCGATGTAGCTCGTCGCCATCCACGGCTGCTCGGCGTCGGGGGCGGCGTCGACCACAGCGGCGGTGAAGGCCCCGCTGACCCGTCGGGCGGCTGCCACCTCCTGCCGGAAGCGGGTGCGGAATTCCTCGTCGGCGGCGAACTGCTGATGGATCAGCTTGATCGCGACAGGGCGTCCCGAGCCCGTGCGCGCCAGGAAGACCGTTCCCATCCCGCCCGAGCCGAGGCGTGCCTCCAGCACATAGCCGCCGATCTCGGCCGGGTCCCCGACACGCAGCGACACTCTTCCCGCCCTCCAGTCCCCCGTGCGCCTTCGTCCCACGGGCCCGTGTACCTCTCCGGACCCAAACTAGCGGCAGGGTGGCACGGAACGGCAAAGCGGGTGACCCCCGCACCCGTCCCGGGGGCCCGGGGACTCGCGGCGGGCCCGCGCGACCCGCCGCCCCGCTCGCCCCGTCAGTCCGTGATCGAGGCGCGGAAGCGGTACCGGTCCCCGCGGTAGATGGCCACCGTCAGCTCCAGCGGACGGGCCTCCTGGTTGAAAGCGAGCTGGGTCGCGACGAGCACGGGGGTCACGTCCTCGATCTCCAGCAACTCCTTCTCCCGTGCGTCGGGTTGACGGGCCTCGACCGAGTAGTCGGCGACGTGGGGCACCTGCGGGGGCTCGGCCTCGCGCAGCGTGGCGTACAGGGAGGCGCGGCCGAAGTCGGTGTGGGCGAGGGCGGGGCAGAGGGCGAGGGGGAGCCGGTTGTGCTCGACGACCACGACGAGGTCGTCGAGGAAGCGCAGCCGGCGCATGGCGAACAGGAGCGCGCCGGGTGCGATCCGCAGCTCCTCCGCCTCGGCGATCGTCGCCGCGCGCACGCCCGCTTCGAGGACGCGCGTGCGCACCGCGAGGCCGTGCCGCAGCGCGTAGTCGGCGAAACCCTGCACCGTACGACCGGCCGTCGGGCGCGACAGGGCCGGGTGGTCGGCCGAGCGGTCCTCCTGGAGGAACCAGCCGCGGGCGGGGGCGGAGACGATGAGCCCTTCGTCCGCGAGGCGGTTGAGGGCGGAGCGCATGGTGACCCGCGAGACCTCGTAGCGCTCGGCGAGGACGCGCTCCGAGGGCAGCCGGTCGCCGGGGCGGGCGGCGCCCTC comes from Streptomyces sp. Tu6071 and encodes:
- a CDS encoding MCE family protein, which translates into the protein MSRDKDSFPHRRPPTGAIVKSLVFVLVTGVATAVLGLSIANTGVGDDTTTYKALFSDVTGLIDGDGVRISGVKVGEVTDVRVVDHRTAQVTFTVDRDRALPATTTASVKYLNMVGQRYVSLERGTGAATGELPGNATIPLSRTTPALDLTLLFNGFKPLFEGLDPAQVNELAGSIVKVLQGEGGTVDSLIEHVGSLSTTVAAKDKVIGEVIGNLTQVLDTINDREDRFDDLVTTLKELVSGFNGDRKPLGEAVQAMGELTTVTAGLLQDARKPLKDDIHQLGRLSDSLGDGIPQIESFLDKAPTKLTTLARLSSYGSWFNLYLCEAKVGGLTMSDGSKPPTGIPVTEARCQS
- a CDS encoding MCE family protein; amino-acid sequence: MRTLRLRLAGIAFLVVAALLIWLAVAVYQKDFSDDPRVVVETGSVGNEMHIGAEVKLRGVVVGEVRAIDASRQGARLTLAMKPGALKSVPDDVRAQMLPTTLFGERYVALVADTSKPGTPLGAGAVIPQDRSANAIELQQVLDHTLPLLTAVQPQKLSATLSAVSRALDGRGDKLGETLTELDAHLKRFNPELPALNEDLKQLVTVSHVYADAAPGIVDALQDFTTTSGTLAEKESDLSAAYAGTTRAAEDVDGFLRANKDTIIRLSTTSRGTLQLLAEYSAEFPCTLRALTEFAPRMDRALGKGTGHPGVHVEVTTVPSRGAYRPGRDTPAYTASGGPHCYSAPYLGEASGTRPAATASASADKDLGPVNSPQENDLVNELLSAPAQDTKSTGSTKNPESAGAGTRAPDAESPAEELPDWSSLLAGPVFRGTEVRVK
- a CDS encoding MlaE family ABC transporter permease; protein product: MASPFAWLDRGGDQLLFYLRALLWIPRTLARYAKEVQRLLAEVVFGSGGLSVIGGTVGVMIGMTAATGTVVGLQGFAAMDQIGTAPLTGFVTAYFNTREVAPLVAGLALSATVGAGFTAQLGAMRINEEVDALEGMGIRAMPYLVTTRIIAGVVAIIPLYALGLLSSYVASRVVTVVFNGQSSGTYDHYFNLFLVPEDVLLSVLKVLVFSVMVILAHCYYGFRAQGGPAGVGVAVGRSVRNAIVLIAVTDFFLSLAIWGATTTVKVAG
- a CDS encoding MlaE family ABC transporter permease → MSIDERPAPPPEPPTVPLEAVRTPPPAPPRPPNPLLGPLRQTGRLFALTLEVLRAIFRRPFQFREFIEQFWFIASVTILPAALVSIPFGAVIALQVGSLTQQLGAQSFTGGASVLAVIQQASPLIVSLLIAGAGGSAICADLGSRKIREELDAMEVMGVSPVQRLVVPRVLATMFVALLLNGLVSVVGTLGGYFLNVGLQHGTPGAYLQSFSALAQLPDLYVGELKALVFGLIAGIVAAYRGLNPRGGPKGVGDAVNQSVVITFILLLVVNMAMTAVYLQIVPPKGG
- a CDS encoding ABC transporter ATP-binding protein; this encodes MGIEVRVEGLTKSFGRQTIWQDVSLTLPAGEVSVMLGPSGTGKTVFLKSLIGLLKPEHGRVLVDGVDMARSPERDIMEARKKFGLMFQDGALFGSMNLFDNIAFPLREHTRKKEAEIRRIVMERIELVGLVGAEGKLPGEISGGMRKRAGLARALVLDPEIILCDEPDSGLDPVRTAFISQLLIDLNTRIDATMLIVTHNLDIAATVPDNMGMLFRRELVAFGPREVLLTSREPVVAQFLTASKAGPIGMSEEKDAATLAAEAAATTPPAEPKALVPQLEPSAGLGERAAVARRRERVRGLLHTLPERAQSAIRAAYGWERSAWAHHGGAS